In one Methylobacterium sp. SyP6R genomic region, the following are encoded:
- a CDS encoding four-carbon acid sugar kinase family protein, with protein MTPNIQAFRALPDGPLVAFYGDDFTGSSAAMEVLAFAGLETVLFLSVPGAARLKAFAGARAIGIAGVARSQPPAWMDRELPPAFRLLASLDAPVAHYKVCSTFDSAPHVGSIGRAAEIGHSVFAGDWIPMVVADPGMGRYQSFGHLFAMADGRGHRLDRHPTMARHPVTPMDEADLGRHLARQTALPIGLVDFVAMKRGAGDAALARAREEGARIVSLDVLDAETLAEAGRLIWERGGRPVFAIGSQGIEAALVAHWRAAGLLPAEPPVSRPGPVARMAVVSGSVSPATAGQIAHALDRGFAGIRLDARLVVDDQAFAREIGRAVEAALRALGAGRDPLVYSAAGPDDSGVAALREAVSVAGLDPVQASERLGAGLGHALREIVRAAGLTRAVIAGGDTSGHAAMQLGIDALTALGPLDPGSPVCRAHGPDTPLDGLELALKGGQVGRPDFFLAVKQGGRAAS; from the coding sequence ATGACCCCGAATATCCAGGCCTTCCGTGCGCTCCCCGACGGCCCGCTCGTCGCCTTCTACGGCGACGATTTCACCGGCTCCTCGGCGGCGATGGAGGTGCTGGCCTTCGCCGGACTCGAGACCGTGCTGTTCCTCTCGGTTCCCGGCGCGGCGCGCCTGAAGGCCTTCGCGGGCGCCCGCGCCATCGGCATCGCCGGGGTGGCGCGCTCGCAGCCGCCGGCCTGGATGGACCGGGAATTGCCGCCCGCCTTCCGGCTCCTCGCCTCGCTCGACGCGCCGGTGGCGCATTACAAGGTCTGCTCGACCTTCGATTCGGCGCCGCATGTCGGCTCCATCGGCCGGGCCGCCGAGATCGGCCACAGCGTCTTTGCCGGCGACTGGATCCCGATGGTCGTCGCCGATCCGGGGATGGGGCGCTACCAGAGCTTCGGCCACCTGTTCGCGATGGCCGACGGCCGGGGCCACCGCCTCGACCGTCACCCGACCATGGCCCGCCACCCGGTCACGCCGATGGACGAGGCCGATCTCGGACGCCATCTCGCCCGCCAGACGGCGCTCCCGATCGGTCTCGTCGACTTCGTGGCGATGAAACGCGGCGCGGGCGATGCGGCGCTGGCCCGGGCGAGGGAGGAGGGCGCCCGGATCGTGTCTCTCGACGTGCTCGATGCCGAGACCCTGGCCGAGGCCGGGCGGCTGATCTGGGAGCGGGGCGGGCGCCCGGTCTTCGCCATCGGGTCGCAGGGGATCGAGGCCGCCCTGGTCGCCCATTGGCGCGCCGCCGGCCTGCTGCCGGCCGAGCCGCCGGTCTCCCGGCCCGGCCCGGTCGCGCGGATGGCGGTGGTTTCCGGCTCGGTCTCGCCGGCGACGGCCGGCCAGATCGCCCACGCCCTCGACCGGGGCTTTGCCGGCATCCGGCTCGACGCCCGCCTCGTGGTCGATGACCAAGCGTTCGCGCGCGAGATCGGCCGGGCGGTCGAGGCGGCTCTCCGCGCCCTCGGCGCGGGGCGCGATCCCCTGGTCTACAGCGCGGCCGGCCCGGACGATTCGGGCGTCGCCGCCCTGCGGGAGGCAGTGTCCGTCGCCGGTCTCGATCCGGTCCAGGCGAGCGAGCGGCTTGGCGCCGGGCTCGGCCACGCCCTGCGGGAGATCGTGCGGGCCGCCGGCCTGACCCGGGCGGTGATCGCGGGCGGCGACACCTCGGGTCATGCCGCGATGCAGCTCGGCATCGACGCGCTCACCGCGCTCGGGCCCCTCGATCCGGGTTCGCCGGTCTGCCGGGCGCATGGCCCCGACACGCCCCTCGACGGGCTCGAACTGGCGCTGAAGGGCGGCCAGGTCGGCCGGCCCGATTTCTTCCTGGCCGTCAAGCAGGGTGGCCGTGCCGCCTCGTGA
- a CDS encoding ribulose-bisphosphate carboxylase large subunit family protein has translation MSQHPAAPPVRIEADYLLETASDPRRVAETMAGEQSSGTFVPVPGETPELKARSAARVERLEVLEEGVAAPSLPTTAAIDAGKLRRARVTLSWPIENLGPSLPNLLATVAGNLFELRPVTGLRLLDIRLPQAFAEAYPGPRFGIEGTRRLAGVEGRPIIGTIVKPSVGFGPDETAALVRTLCEGGIDFIKDDELQADGPHCPFDDRARAVMRVVNDHAERTGKKVMVAFNLTGEIDQMRRRHDLVRDLGGTCVMASLNSVGLVGMIELARMSELPIHAHRNGWGALTRHPLLGWSYVAWQKIWRLAGADHMHVNGLDNKFSEDDDSVVASARTCLTPLFPDKPCLAMPVFSSGQTVRQAPGTYAALGSTDLIVTAGGGIVAHPGGPGEGVAAFRQAWEAAVAGIPLSDHARTHQALAQALEGAA, from the coding sequence ATGAGCCAGCACCCCGCCGCGCCTCCGGTCCGGATCGAGGCCGATTATCTCCTGGAGACCGCGAGCGATCCCCGCCGTGTGGCGGAGACGATGGCCGGCGAGCAATCGAGCGGCACCTTCGTGCCGGTGCCGGGCGAGACGCCGGAACTCAAGGCCCGTTCCGCCGCCCGGGTCGAGCGGCTGGAGGTGCTGGAGGAGGGCGTCGCGGCCCCGTCGCTGCCGACCACCGCCGCCATCGACGCAGGCAAGTTGCGCCGTGCCCGCGTCACCCTGTCCTGGCCGATCGAGAATCTCGGCCCCTCGCTGCCGAACCTGCTCGCCACGGTGGCCGGCAACCTGTTCGAGCTGCGCCCGGTCACGGGCCTGCGCCTCCTCGACATCCGGCTGCCGCAGGCCTTCGCCGAGGCCTATCCGGGCCCGCGCTTCGGGATCGAAGGCACGCGCCGCCTCGCCGGCGTCGAGGGGCGGCCGATCATCGGCACCATCGTCAAGCCGAGCGTCGGTTTCGGGCCGGACGAGACCGCCGCCCTGGTCCGCACCCTGTGCGAGGGCGGGATCGACTTCATCAAGGACGACGAGTTGCAGGCCGACGGGCCGCATTGCCCGTTCGACGACCGGGCGCGCGCGGTGATGCGGGTCGTCAACGACCATGCCGAACGGACGGGGAAGAAGGTGATGGTCGCCTTCAACCTCACCGGCGAGATCGATCAGATGCGCCGCCGCCACGATCTCGTGCGCGATCTCGGCGGTACCTGCGTGATGGCGAGCCTCAACTCGGTCGGCCTCGTCGGCATGATCGAGCTGGCGCGGATGAGCGAGTTGCCGATCCACGCCCACCGCAACGGCTGGGGCGCGCTGACCCGTCACCCGCTGCTCGGGTGGTCCTACGTCGCCTGGCAGAAGATCTGGCGGCTCGCCGGCGCCGACCACATGCACGTCAACGGCCTCGACAACAAGTTCTCGGAGGACGACGACAGCGTCGTCGCCTCGGCTCGGACCTGCCTGACCCCGCTGTTCCCCGACAAGCCGTGCCTGGCCATGCCGGTCTTCTCGTCCGGCCAGACGGTGCGGCAGGCGCCGGGCACCTACGCGGCGCTCGGCTCCACCGATCTCATCGTCACCGCGGGCGGCGGCATCGTCGCCCATCCGGGCGGGCCGGGCGAGGGGGTGGCGGCGTTCCGCCAGGCCTGGGAGGCGGCGGTGGCGGGCATTCCGCTGTCCGACCACGCCCGCACCCATCAGGCCCTGGCGCAGGCGCTGGAGGGCGCCGCATGA